The genome window ATGGACCTGGAGGAGTTCCTCTCGGAGAACGGCATCCCCGCCAACGCGGCCCAGGGCGAGCAGGCCCCGCGGGGGGCCGCCACGCCGCCCGccaccccgccgccgccgccgcccgccgtGGTGGACCTCAGCAGCCGAGCCACCACCTCGGTGCACGCCGGCATGGCGCCGCGGACCTGCCTccgcagcccccccgccccaggTAGGCAAACCTGGTCACACCCCCTCCGGTGAGGGAGGGAACAGGTCCTCGCAGTCTGTGTCCCTGAAGGCATCGCCTCACATTGCGCGTCTCGTTGGGTCATGTGACCGCGGCTCTCTGggctcggtgtgtgtgttttttttttttacggtccTGAACTGGACTTTGGAGTCCGGCAGCGCCGCCCGAAACGGGGCACAAGTCCAAGAATGCAGCTCAGACTCAACGCAAGCTGTGATTGGCCCCAACGGCAGGAGTCCCGCCTCACCTGGGGGTGAAGTACGCCTGTGTACCTGCAGGCTTCGATGGCAGCAACAGACGTGTGATTCAGTGCGTTGCTGATCAAATGGAGCCGATTAGTCGTGTGTTGATTGACGAGTGAAGGAGTGACGTTGACCTGCTTCAATTTTTAAAAACCTGAGCCGACAACTCGTTACAACAGCTGTGCCAGATGTTGGCAAGCAAAGCGTTTATCGTAGACAAATGATGCATGTTGACCAAAGATGacttttttaatcaaatgtttaattgtttcgactataaaacatcacattaaaaaaaggagacGATCTGAATCTTCTGAAATCCACCAAAATATTTTAACCAAACAACAAGAAGTTTACAAAGATCATGAAAGCTGCAATGTTTAGTTTTCAAATCATTATTTCACTTCTTAAAGTCtctacagagtgtgtgtgtgtgtgtgtgtgtgtgtgtgtgtgtgtgtgtgtgtgtgtgtgtgtgtgtgtgtgtgtgtgtgctcgttcACATTTGCCTCTCACGTGACGGGGTTTCCTGCAGCGTGCCGGGCCATGTGACGGACACATGCGGGTGCACGGCGCTGAGCTGCAGACGAGAGCTTGTCACGGCATAAACCTCCtcacccgcccccctcccctcctgctcccccctcccccgccgacACTCTCCACTTCCCGCCCggtcttcctcccccctcctcggAGCCAAAGCACAGGCTGTACCCTGCAGACATCACATGGGCTCTGGTGTGCTTTTTGTCACGCGGGCGCCAAATAATGTTCCAGCTCGTCATCGTCTAGCCGGCCCCCAGCCGCCGCccacgacgacgacaacaacaacaacaacaataaccacCCCAATCCCTCTGTGTACAATCCCTCGGTGCCTGGTGCCGTTGTCGTGACGACCCTGAGCGGCCTGAGGGTCGCCCAGGGGCCGTGAGATGTGGGAGGGGTCAAAGTGCGTCGCGTTACTCCGATAAAAGCCCCGGACGCAAAAACAGTCACCGGCGTGTATTtagtttcttctccttctttcaaGGCTCCGTAGTTCCCTCAAACCGGCCGCCGCTTTTCCCCAAATACGGGAACTATTTTTAGCGGCGGATTAATCCGCATTTGATGCtctagtgtgtgtgcgcgtgtgtgtgcgtgtgtgttcaacagtgatgtgtttttaatggagGTCAGTGGCTCGAACACGGCAGACTTTGATACACGGATGATGCATTATCTCGATAACACGCTGCAcacttgttgttgttaaacCGGTTTACGGCCCATCGGGGGCTGAAGGCCGAACGCTTTTATTCTAAaggcgctgcccccccccccgaggaagCCGTGTCGCacccaggtcagaggtcagcatcTCCGCGGCTTATCACCAACCGGAGTCTTAACCACATACACGAAAACGccactcctgtgtgtgtgtgtgtgtgtgtgttttgactaaTTAGCCGatgggggggcggaggtgatTAGAGGAGGTGATTAGAGCCTCGCTCTACTTTTAGCCGGTAAGCAGCTCGCCGTGTGGCTGCGCTCGGTTTACGGCGAGCGGAGGTCACGCTGCTCGGATGtgttttattaatatcaaaGTTCTGCAGCTtccttctgtttctctctggaAGCTTTTCTCACGTTTTATTGATCAAACGATCAACGAATGAACCCAGATCAGATTCTCACTTCGGTGGTTTTGTAACGATTTTATAAATTAGATTCCAAGTGGAAAAATACCATTAACTTGATGATGAAAATAAGGAcctgcgtttgtttgtttgtttgctttaaagTATGAATTGCTTTTCCTACGTTTAGACGTTTGAACCCAACAgccctattttttttatttctgtattattgtttttctctcaaaTCCCCTGCGGCCTGCAGTTCGACCTTCGGCTGAAGGTCGGCGCCATCGAGCGGCCGCCGTGGGCTCGGTCCCAAAGGTCCCAGATGTAGGTCGCGATGTGCCGGCGGCGTCACGCCGGCGGCTCAAGCGAAGCCCGCCGGGTCACACATTTGTTTCATCACAGGGCATTTAGTGCTGCTGTAAAGAACTCGCAGAGCGGCCTGAGCGccgccgccccctgctggccatccGGGTCcattatgatgcgttcaggctgcATTCAGTAGATTAGAGATTGGAATTTATCGAATTATTAACGTTCCGGTGAGCAGAATGAAAGAAGTGGAGACACGCAGCGACGTTTTCTAATTAAAACCAAATACGTATTTAAATAAAGCTCAACGTGTTCATCTGAATCTGTGTGATAGCAGCTGTAATGTGTGATTCTGCAGCGCTGCCCTCGGCCCGCGACACCCCCAGCCCCATCGACCCCGAGTCCATCCGGGTGCCGCTGGCCTACGAGCCCGACCCCCAGGACCTGGCGCTGTCCAGCGTGCCCGGCCAGGAGATGTTCGACCCCCGCAAACGCAAGTTCTCCGCTGAGGAGCTGAAGCCGCAGCCCATGATCAAGAAAGCCCGCAAGGTGTTCATCCCCGAGGACCTGAAGGTGAGTCTTTAGGGGGGGATACAGACGCCTGCTATGATGTAATTAGGCCAATAAGAGCCTGGGGGGGAAGAAGCCCCCCACGGAGTCATTTGGCCCGTATGAAAGAGGACGTAGGACTTAAAACGTATGATTTAAAGTGACAGCGTCTGCTGTTAGCGAGCCAATGAAAATATGCTACAATTGTAACAGTATTTCGTTTTTTGTAAAAACGTTTTCCGTATCGTTTCCAGGACGACAGGTACTGGGCGCGGCGCAGGAAGAACAACGTGGCAGCGAAGCGTTCCCGGGACGCCCGGCGCCTGAAGGAGAACCAGATCGCCATCCGGGCCAGCTTCCTGGAGAAGGAGAACGGCGCCCTGCGCATGGAGGTGGCCGAGGTCAGGAAGGAGCTCGGCCGCTGCAAGAACATTGTGGCAAAGTACGAGGCCCGGCACGGGCCCCTGTAAGGGGCCCCCCACCCCAAAGGAAACAACCCAACCACCCCCCTGTTCTCCCTCAGCCCTCCCTCCCGTTTGAAGGACAAGGTGTCTCTTTTTGGTGGAACTGaacctccagcccccccccccccccatcacgaACCTCACTttgtcagtttgttttgttttttctgtactCGTCTAAACACATACATGTGTATTAATACATGCATATTCTATAGGAGttatgagccccccccccccccccccccccctcgctacCTTCCACTTTTTGAGAATTGATGCCATGTTGTCTTTTCACTTTCATACCAATTTTATACGTGAGATCAGGACTGTaaactgctcccccccccctttcttttcttcttctttggtgttaTAAGAACCAGCGTAGAACCTGCAAACCTTTTTATAATCCAAACAATGTTTGCTTTTGtgcgtgtgcccccccccccccccccccccgcatcggCACTGAATCTTTTTATCAAACTGGTTTTCTTGATGTTGTGTCTCAGTCGTCTCCACTCGAGCTTCACTCTGTTTTTTAAAGatggcacttaaaaaaaaaaaaaaaagtcccccccccATTTGAAGCGATTGATACAATGTGATCCGGCTCGTTGTCTCCACACGCTCATAAATGTCCTCCGCCTCATATTTCTCAGATGGAAGATTgttgttttataaatatatatatatattctgttaaTAGAAATGTTAGCATTGATGCTACTTGTTGTTTAGCCCCCCCTGCTTTCAGATTCAAGCTTCTTCCTTCTTTCACAGGATAAAATTAGcaaattgctttgttttttttcaaagttgttGATAATTCTTCTTGCTTCTGCTAAACTTCAGCATGATTAatagtgtttttatttggtAGGAGTCCGTTCAGAGATCTCGTCCCTCGTTGTGCCCGTTTCCCTCTGAAGATGCTGGATGAATGTAACAGGAGCTGGAAGGTGTCCCGTACAAACAGATCATATATTGGTTACTAGAGAAATGTTTATATGAAACTTAGTCCAAACCTTGTTCCTTTTGTACAGTATTTTTCCTACACATTACTAAACTATGTATTTTAAAGGCACAGCAGATCCAGAATATTATTaaagaatacaaatatatatatatataactcaaAAAGACATAGTGGTATTTTCTATATTCGCTAAGACGCGGTAGTTTTAAACAGGACATTAAGCAGCCCCCAAACCTCCTcatcatatatacatataatatatatatattatatacacacacacagtttgcctCTGGCGATGCAGATGCTAAAAGAATGTACAGTCAGGCACTTTGTAGGAATTCATCATAGTTTAGtgttctgacccccccccccccccacacacacacagcagttatTCACACAGGTAAATATTATTTTAGTTTTCTAACCGCGCAGCTCGTTCGATGCTTCTCTCTGATCTGATTTGACGGATTAAAGTTACTATGAAGGAAGGGAAATCCATAGCTGGTTACTCTGCGTATCGTGTCCCTGAACCTGAGTGATGCATGATGGgaagctgcttttatttttttattaaaaggagACTTGCAGTagatccccccccacacctccaatTGACAATCAGTCAAAGACTGTGACGGATTTGTATGTTTTTGAGGGCTGCTGTTGACATTTCTGATTGTTTGTAAGTCCACAGCCGCCGATATTAAATCATCCAAagaaatagtttgacattttgagatATTATTCACACTCGTATAATGAGAAAATAATTctcttaaaaagacacaaaatgcACATGAACAAAGAAACTGACAGCAACATTTATCATGAATATTCTAAAACCAGAGGATTTGATTTGAATTCATGTagttttctatatatatatatatatatatatatatatatatatatatatatatatatatgtgtatgtatgcacTGTAAGAAGAAAAtgtgtattgttattttaaacactgcacagttctccgctgtgtgtctgtttctctcttgctgtctgtctgcagcttctGGAAACAAACGAACgtttaactacgttaaaatattttgttgcattaatctcggccacgtttgttgacagccctaatatatatatatatatatatatatatatatatatatatatatacacacatatcatctcttaattaaaacacaaaaataaaaaataacttttacatttgtatttaaagtATTTCATGCGTAAACTGATAGTAAATGAAATTCAAATGAGCTGAAGTTATTTCAGTCTCAGTAGGTTCAGTCCTGGACTTGATATTTGTGTTTGGTTCCATTTAgagtttaataaaaacacaaagtactCTCTAAAAGAAAGCCAACATCATCCCAATACAACTGGTCAGATCCCAGTCCGTACTGGTGGAACGTTGTCCATCCAAAGCGTTGCGTGGAACAGGCTTTTTAGAGACATGGATTAagattacacacacagatatctaGATACGTACCCGCTTCTCACTACCTGACCGGAGTCTATTCCCGTGCCTTGAACACACCGTGTCCCGGTAACGTGAAGCCCTCACAGAGACCCGACCGGCCCGAAGGGGGCTTCTCGCCCCAAAACATCTAACAcgtattattattcattaccAACGCTGCTGGTTTCCGACCGGTAACCATCGTCTTCATGGCAACACCAGcgcactgtttgtgtgtgcaggcggctcgtgaaAGGTGgcggttgtcatggaaacaggaGCGTGgcgtgcgtgtgcacgcgcGTCCTGCTCGGTCTTTTGTGGTGTCCAATAAATCcaataaataaatccttttcCTCCGTGTCGGTTCTTAATATTTCTGGGTTAAGAGTATTTCACGTTCGCTTTAATTCTATTTGTgaagtgaattattattttttgcaaaCTAAAATATCACAATGTAGAAGTAAATCTGTACCAAAATTAATTTTGTTGACCATAGAtcatttcaataaaacaaattagtAATTTCACAGCACTAGTCTGGCTTTGTAAGTATTAACCAACTCATCTAGATTTACTTTTAATTgtgtaataattaaataaactgaacatGTTTTAAAACCCTGAGAGAAGGTGTGAACGAGGACGTCTGGAGGCTCGGCATCATTTATTATGGTCACAatagaatggggggggggacattcaTGTGAATATGCAGCAGCACCATTAACAATCAatggaaaagacacaaaaaaagcagcagttctgttttgtttttgttcttctcaCCCTGCGGAGGCCGGGATCACGTAATCAACGGGTCGGACGACAGGAAGTACAAACGTTTACAAAACACAGTGGTTATTAACTTAAGAAATGTGCCATGTGCCCCCACCCGAGCAAATCTACACGAGAGATGGAGCGGCGTGGGGATGCAGACAGGAAGCGGTTGGTCCTCGTGGGAATGAGACGCGCCGCTTCTCACGCTGAGAACAACGTGTTCCCTGAAACTGGTTTGCGTTCATCGTTTGGCTCATTTTGGCCCTGAATCGCTGATTTGGTCACTTCCCCCGccccaccagcagggggcgctgaaTACTGACAGGAGAAGCTGTGGCTGATCAGAGGACAGATAACAAACCGCGGGTCAAGAAGGTCACGTGGATCAGACTGTAAAAAAGGTAAATGACTAAACTGAGCTGTTGTGACAAATTGTCTCTAAAGAAATAGATTAGAAACCTTTGGtttcttttgaaaatgaaactgttttgtttttcctcaaacGCAAAGTCGGAATTAAGAGCCCCCCCCCGCTACTTTGTAAGAGCCGATTCTTAGCACCTCGTATCCGCAGCGTTCAAGTGGAAGAAAATCCAAGTTTACAACAAAGAGAATGATGAGAACAATAAATCACCCGAACGTGGAATGTGACAAACGATACAAAAGACTCCTGAAATACTCAATGAGTTCATTgtaaaaagcccccccccccccccccgctgtccaGTTGGGTTTCTGCCTGAAGTTGTACAGCTTTTTGTTTAGTCATGGCGATCCTAGAAGATTCTCCGCCCCgtaagaaaacagtaaacaaTCTACGGTCATTATCTTCGGGACTCGGCTCAGCTGCACGCAGACGCTGGAGGcatcggaccccccccccccgtgatcaCGTCTGCTGGGGCGCCTCCGCGCCGGGGGCCTTGTAGAGGTACTTCCAGATGGCGTAGTAGTGCACGGCCGCGGCCAGCGCCACGAACACGTGCCAGATGGCGTGGGCGAAGGGGATGACGCCGTCGCTCTTGAAGAAGAACACGCCGAGGCAGTAGATGAGCCCGCCGCACGCCAGCTCCTGGAGGCCCTCCGTGTTGCTCTGCAGGGGGCCAACGAGACGCCGTGAGTCGCCGTGAGCTTGAGAAGACTTTCCTCAGTTCAAGGCGCATCTTTCTAAAGCATCGCTTTAATACGAGCTGacaccactagagggcagcaggCCAAAGAGATTCCATTTAACTGGTCCTCCCTTTGCTGTGAATCAAATACAACGGGACTGTAAATCATGAAGAATGACGTTACCATTGATGTCACGACTGACGCGGGGAAGAATCCCATCATCAAGTAGAACGCCAGCTCAACAAGTTTATACCTGGGGAGACAAACGGAGACGACGCGTTCACTGAGTCACGGACTTATCAGCTTCCGTCCCGATGAAGATACTGTACGTCAATTAGGAACAAACTAATCTGCTCATGATGTTTAAATGTGTAATCTGACCCTTTGTGTGAGAATATTCTGTGGATTATACATTAACATGCAAACTCTTTCCCACAGATACGCAATCTAAGGCGGGACGTTACATCacttgtcatttagctgacgcgtttatccaaagcgacttacaatgagtgcgtttcaaccataaggaaacaaactcagaagaacaagatataagaaagtgcaatttcatcaaataagccgatttacaacctGCTGTAGATAAGAGTCATTATAGGAAACAATTTAAGTGACACAATTTGTTTAGTGTTTCACTGGTTATTGTTGAGATTTGGTTTATTAGCTTGTTGATCCATCGACACACACTCAGGTTTGTATTTTATGACTTAGTCTATCTGCATCTGTAGATTTCTCCTACGTGTATCAAACGTTGGCATTAGTTATTCCTTGGTTAAGGTCCCTCAGAGTGTGAACAATGCATGCTTCATTAGATGCTGCCTACATGTCTCAACTAGTGGTCACGGAGACTGAGACCAGAACTCACTTTTCATGATAGTTGAAGACGTAGATGGTTCCAGCAGCAGCCATGAGCCACACAAACCAGCGCATGTGAGCCGCGAGGGGGCCGAGCTCACGCAGGTTCAACCTGAGCAGAAACACGCACATCCAGATCAGGCTCTCATGTAGGACTCAGGGCGCAAAGTGTCCTCAAAGTGTCCTCTGGGGGACGCTCACCAGGGTGTGTACGAGGCGGCGATGAAGAAATAGATGACCACCCTGTCGCACATGTGGAAACACTGCTCCACGgacctgaaacaaacaaaccggcCCATCGGTTTACTTTAACAAACCTCTGCATGGCAGGAAGTGACCATAAACCACCAGGTGAACGTTGCTATGACCCTGAACGCAGTGAGATGTTCACACCTCATGTGGCTCCTCTTCCAGGTGATGATGTGGAACACGGTGGAGACCAGGAAGAGGGCGCACAGGCCCAGGCCGTACACTAAGGCCGTCATCTTCTCCCAGCCGTTGTCCGACAGGCGGTGCAGCAGCGCCATGCCCACGAAGGCCGGCGCGATGAGGAACTGCAGAGATGGAACCAAACCGTTGAAACATCCCGTTAGGAGGCCAGGTTGATTGAAACATTAACGTGATATTAACGGAGGCCACCCACCGCATGGGTGTAGCAGTTGGCGGCGTGCTCGTAGCAGGTGGGCTGGTAGCGGCCGTTGGCCGAGGCCCGTCTGTTCATgaacctgaaacacacagaaatggaGGATTATGGATCGGCGAATGGACCCTGTACCACTTCCACAGAGAAAGCATTGATTTAAAGGGGGTTATCTTTATTGCAGTTCGAAATACAATAAAGGAAATTAAGCAACGGGGCTCAAGGTTTTACGGTGCGATAGGTAGATGTcaatcacagaaataaacacgAGAGCACTCCAGGTGGGAGATAAGAAGTAGAGAATAAATAATGGACTCTAATCTTTACTTAGAAACCAGTTACATCATATTACACGCTACGATTTTTGTAAATATCGTTTTTTAGAGACCTCAgtttattgtgtgacgttaACCATAAGATGCTATAACTTGAACAATGTAACAGAATTCATAACATCACATAAATAACATATTCGTCTATGCATTAGGTTACTCCTCCTGCTTTAACAAACTGTATTTAATATCATTTCCCATTTCAGAGAGCAGATTATTGTGCTTCTTTTACTGGTTAACATTCCATTCAGAGCTGAAAGCAACATTTGTAGTTATATGATTTAGTCAAAGATGAATTATGAGTGTCTGGTTTAAATAACGTTAGTCCACAGACACTAAATGTACAGTGATATTATTACTGCTTCTTGTTGACACTCAAACGAGTTCAAAAAGTGTCTCAGGATTTCAGTCCAGTTAAAACGTATCGACGGTTTCTGATGGCAAAATGAAACCACAAtcaccatcaaaacaaaacggAGTTATTGTACATGAAGAATAAGTCAACCGATCACAAGTGAAACCAAAACGACAGTGTGACGTCACACCAGAGGCCCCACCCCCAGAGAAACATAACGTTAATTTATGACAGTGACATATTAGCATTTTACAAACCTTTGAAAGCTGTTTATTCTCTTCATTTCAGTGCTTTATCCCCCACAGGACGCAAAAGACGTGAAAAGATCTAAGTATAAATCTAATACTTTACTTGGTCTGACATCAGCGAATGAAAGCTCTGCTCAACCaaagaataaaacaatgaaCCTGGCAAAAGGAGGCAGACCGCCTAGCATTAGCGAGCGAGCTAACGATATGCTAATCATGGGCTAACTTTCACTACAGCTACAAGGCACGGGAAGCGTCAACTTCTCCGACTACGAAGGCCCCATTTTAGTCGTTTTCTTAATACCATTCTGTTACAAATACTGGCTCACTGTCTCTTCTTCAAGCTGGAAATATCCATGAGCACCAGCAGCTGCCCGGCGCAGACCGAACAAAAAGACCCCCGCTAGCACCGGCCAATGACGGGCAACTCCACCCCCGGTGAGTCGCTCAGCTGAAAATATGGGCGTGCTTTTGGTGCCTTTGCGCTCAACGGGTGACGGTGGCGTGAGCCAATGAGCGGGGAGATGCGCCGGGGAAGCAGGCCAATCAGATGCTAAGTAGGCGGTGTGATGTGGAGAGTGATTTGGATTGACGGCAGAGTGAGCCAATGAGCGGGGAGATGCGCCTGGGAAGCAGACCAATCAGGTGCTAGGTAGGCGTTGCGATGTGAGTGTGATTTGGATTGACAGTGGAGTGAGCCAATGAGCGGGGAGATGCCGGTTGTTAGGGAGGCGGTGTCGTGTGCAGCTGCTCGTATGATTTCTCATCGGGGAGGGATTAGTGGATGATTAGAATAATAGAGATtgctaaaaaataaagttgaCCCCAAAGTTTGCAGTTAATAATGACTgataatgtatttttgtgtcccTTGCCCAATGTGGTTTTATacagtttgatttgattttaacaGAAAGATTAGTTCAGCCAAACGTGTAGAAACAATATTCACATCAACATAAATTATTCTGAGCTTGATTGGTTAATATCACAGTGTTGCCTTTTTGCTGTGGTGATAATGATGGATGACTGGAAGAAGTACTGGGAGGAGATTTAATATCAATGCTAATAAATCAATGCTAATTGATAAAATAATATCAATTTAGTTAATCTTTTGAAACAACTGATTGACTGTGTTTTTGGTATCATGATATTCTGCACTTCATACAGCATAAAACACAGGCGttctatttactatttatttgaCAGAAAAGTGCACAGATCACACAGCGACTGTGAAACCGCTCAGTTACGTAAGAGCACTGCAAGTGTTTGATGCAACTATTACATAAGAGCAAACCCGATGAACCCTGCGCATGTTTTCTCTgacaaacgtttttttctttcatcggGTACAGATAACCACTTTCTCTTGAATTACAACTAGTATCTTACAAAAATAGATCTCTTATATATCAGAAAACCCTAAAAAGAAAGGTGAGGCCTATGAAATGAAAGTTATCTGGGCCTTTGTGGCCTTTGTGGTGTTTACACACAATTAGACTCTCAGCTGTACAGTTAATTTATCAGACATTCATTTCCATATTGAACATGTTTTACGAAAtgattgtgtttattattttataatggTTAACAAATCACATTGTTCACTACTTGTGTGACGTCAGACACAGCTTCTTCCTACTTCCTGCTTTAGAGGTTGAAAGTTATGGAATTTCGGGTTTTCCTCGAATGCAGCATTGCCCACGTTAACTCAGTGTGGCATTTAATGTGCGGCTTCCCTCTCCTGACTCGttgagcaaaagaaaaagctttgacACATGGACATGTGTTAAGGTAACATTCCAATAATAAAGCGATTCAATTGGTCATCAATGCATGTTTAAGGAAAGCTGCCAAAACTCCATGAACCCATCAGAGCAATGAAGGAGTCACGTCTCTGCCCTCATAGGTGCCAATCAGCTAAAAGGGGGGATTaaggacctgtcaatcaaactgcaGGTCCACACAGTCCTAAGAAGGTGTCTCATTTTAATCTTCTTTAATTAATGATTCACATGTTGAATGCTAACGACGTGCGGGCGGAATGagattcatctttttatttttcaaaggaTTATTTTAAGCTCATATAAAAGGAATCATTTCTGAGCTTAATCATGTCTCATCAGGCTGATAAgtctggggtcagaggtcagacatCCTCACTGTGCCCAGCTGACCTGGTTTCAGTTACTAAAGCCGAGTTTATCgttgtgcgttttcagagaaacgcaggcacacgcacacgcaagagccccttgcgtgtcccttgcgtgtcttttctcCCCTTCTTGCGTGCATCGTCCCAGTTTCTAGACTAGAGtcaaaagcgacgcagcctcctgcagcccattggtctgctaactgcatCCTTTCTGAGTCTCACATTCCCGTTTTCATATCAAAACAAAGACCTTTGAAGAGCGAacgaatcagattgaagagattttgtcggaagaaataccaccacttctacaagccgccaTTGGaggactatgaggacgcgcggatggcctccgattcgtggagggagatctctgcaaacgccggtttgttcaggggaacaaagttgtggaggaaaagacGCGAAAGAGCGGCGATAAAAAGCCGCAGTggtgatgcacggggcaataaagtctctgCTTCCACAAaggacttccacacacaaagacgtcactctGTAGGTCGCCTTCGAccaaacacgttactccacctggtgttctggcggtgaattgcttcgCAACAcatgcaagacttttagaaccatgaattaa of Gasterosteus aculeatus chromosome 11, fGasAcu3.hap1.1, whole genome shotgun sequence contains these proteins:
- the mmd gene encoding monocyte to macrophage differentiation factor isoform X1; this encodes MKRINSFQRFMNRRASANGRYQPTCYEHAANCYTHAFLIAPAFVGMALLHRLSDNGWEKMTALVYGLGLCALFLVSTVFHIITWKRSHMRSVEQCFHMCDRVVIYFFIAASYTPWLNLRELGPLAAHMRWFVWLMAAAGTIYVFNYHEKYKLVELAFYLMMGFFPASVVTSMSNTEGLQELACGGLIYCLGVFFFKSDGVIPFAHAIWHVFVALAAAVHYYAIWKYLYKAPGAEAPQQT
- the mmd gene encoding monocyte to macrophage differentiation factor isoform X2; translated protein: MNRRASANGRYQPTCYEHAANCYTHAFLIAPAFVGMALLHRLSDNGWEKMTALVYGLGLCALFLVSTVFHIITWKRSHMRSVEQCFHMCDRVVIYFFIAASYTPWLNLRELGPLAAHMRWFVWLMAAAGTIYVFNYHEKYKLVELAFYLMMGFFPASVVTSMSNTEGLQELACGGLIYCLGVFFFKSDGVIPFAHAIWHVFVALAAAVHYYAIWKYLYKAPGAEAPQQT
- the hlfa gene encoding HLF transcription factor, PAR bZIP family member a produces the protein MEKMARPLAMNPTFAPPSHGVLKSLLENPLKLPFHHDGGFVKDQEKEKKLEDESSTASHPQSAFLGPTLWDKTLPYDGDNFQLEYMDLEEFLSENGIPANAAQGEQAPRGAATPPATPPPPPPAVVDLSSRATTSVHAGMAPRTCLRSPPAPALPSARDTPSPIDPESIRVPLAYEPDPQDLALSSVPGQEMFDPRKRKFSAEELKPQPMIKKARKVFIPEDLKDDRYWARRRKNNVAAKRSRDARRLKENQIAIRASFLEKENGALRMEVAEVRKELGRCKNIVAKYEARHGPL